In Bacteroidota bacterium, the genomic window TTGTTGAAATAGCAAGAGCCATTTATATTTCTCGCGATAAAATCAAATTTAATATACTCTTAGAATATGTTATTAAATTTAATTCACAAGCTGTTATTAAGCGTCTTGGATTTATTTTAGAAATATTAAAAATTGAAACAAACACAATTGAAGATTTACATAAATTGAAAACAAATTCTGTTGTACTTTTAGATACAGAACTTCCAAAATCAGGAAAAATAAAAACCAAATGGAGTATTCAACAAAATATTGAAACAGAAACCATTAAAACAGCTATCTATACATGATAAAACAGGGAGAAATACAAAGAAAAGCCCGAGCAGTAGGTGTTCGAGACCAGCAAATTGAAAAAGATTACATCTTATCTTGGATTTTGCAAGCTGTGGCTATGCATAACAAATTAGCGAAAGCAATTGTTTTTAAGGGTGGAACAGTGTTAAAGAAAGTGTATTTTCAAGATTACAGATTTTCGGAAGACCTTGATTTTACATTGCTAGATGATAATATTCCCAATCAACAAATCTTTGATTATTTCAATGAAGCATTTGAATATGTGAGAGAAGAAGCAAATATCCCATTAGAAATAATCGACAATAATGAACATCAAGATGGTGGAATAAATTTTTACATAAGTTATATTGGTCCACTTGGCGGAATGAGAACAAATAAACGAGTGAAAGTTGATATTTCGAGAAGTGAAAAATTACAGTTTGAACCAATTAACAAATCTGCTTTTTTAACTTATACTGACCAAGAAGAACACAAATTACTTTGCTACACTCTTGAAGAAATTCTTGTTGAAAAACTTCGTTCGGTTATGCAACGAATGCAAGCACGAGACTTATATGATATATGGTATTTACTTGAAGTACACGGATTAGAACTTGATTTTTATGTGAATGGGTTTATTGCAAAATGTGAAAGCAAAGAAGTAAATCCAAATGATTTTTTCATAAAATTAGAACAACGATTACCACAATATAAAGCTCGTTGGCAAAAATCTATGAAAGAACAAGTTCAAAATTTACCAGAATTTGAGCAAGTGGAAAGAGAAATTATGAGGCATTTAAGAAAATTGGAACTATAAATATGAAAAGTATTTTAGACTACATAGCAGAAGAAACCAACGGAAAGAATTACAAATCATATAAATATTGTTTTGAGAATATTGAAGTACCAAAACTTGAATATGAGGACAAAAAGGATATTATTGTAAAGAAAATTGGCGAAACAGACAAGGGTTTAAAAACAACAAAATCTTTGAGAAAAAGAGCAGAACAAGAGCAAAATAATCCGCTATTCAAATTTTTTCTTGACGGTTCAAGGCGAACATATAAAGTTGATGATATTGCATACGGTAAAAAATTATATCCTGTTGTAGCCGGACAAATTGCCATCGGCACGATATTATTTGATGAGAAAAATAGAACTTAGCCTTAATAAATAATAAATTTCCTGCATAAACAATCAAATTTAGAAACACATTTTATAATTATGATATTTGATTTAAAAATATTTTTATTTATTGACAAAGATTCTTGTGGTATAATTTTATCAATATTAAGTAATTCCTTGCCTGAAACATCAGAAAAACTAACATTAACAGTATTACTTGATAAATTACTTATGTAAATATTATTATTATCCTGATAACATTTAAAATCAATTCTGTCATTGTTTCTTTGATTAATCGAAATATCTTTTGAATAAAAATTATAAACTGTTCCTTCGGTAGGTGTTCCAATAACAGTAATACCTACATCACCAATAGTTAATTTAGGACTATTGGCATTTCCCTCCAACATATATGATTCTGTTTTATCCAATTTATTCCAAATACCAAAATACCCTCCTTTCTCACCATAATAAATCATATTTTCATCTTGAATTAAATTTGGACCAACGTGAATAGTTATTGAATTATCATTCTTCAGAATAACCTGCACAGTTAATGAATCATTAAGTGTTTTTAAATTATAGAATTCTTCATAGAATCCAACATTTTGCCATTCAATAATCAAACTATCTTCGTGCTTAACTAAAATATAAGATTTACTTCTTTCATTATCTTTATACCTATCAATAAAATCATTGTTAAAAACATCAATATATTTATTACATGTAGATAATTGACCAAAGAAAACACAATCAAAACCTAAATAACCATCTCCGACATATAATGAATCATAGATATTGTTCAATAATGTAAAATTAAAGTTTATTGGAATTTTAACTAACGGCTCATCCCAATTTTTAGTAGAAATAGTATCATAGGAATTGAAAGACTTAAATGGTTTAAAATCTGATTTAAAGGTATAATCCTGTCCAAATAATAATCCATTTATAAAAAGTAAAAATATGCTTAATAAGTATTTCATAATATTTATTTTAATTTATATATTTCAAAATTGTGTTTATTTGTATTTATTATTAAAACTT contains:
- a CDS encoding transcriptional regulator gives rise to the protein VEIARAIYISRDKIKFNILLEYVIKFNSQAVIKRLGFILEILKIETNTIEDLHKLKTNSVVLLDTELPKSGKIKTKWSIQQNIETETIKTAIYT
- a CDS encoding nucleotidyl transferase AbiEii/AbiGii toxin family protein; translated protein: MIKQGEIQRKARAVGVRDQQIEKDYILSWILQAVAMHNKLAKAIVFKGGTVLKKVYFQDYRFSEDLDFTLLDDNIPNQQIFDYFNEAFEYVREEANIPLEIIDNNEHQDGGINFYISYIGPLGGMRTNKRVKVDISRSEKLQFEPINKSAFLTYTDQEEHKLLCYTLEEILVEKLRSVMQRMQARDLYDIWYLLEVHGLELDFYVNGFIAKCESKEVNPNDFFIKLEQRLPQYKARWQKSMKEQVQNLPEFEQVEREIMRHLRKLEL